One genomic segment of Sporomusaceae bacterium FL31 includes these proteins:
- the livH_1 gene encoding branched-chain amino acid ABC transporter permease: protein MFLQQVVNGLTLGSTYAIIALGYTLIFGVLNIVNMAHGEIFMIGAFVGLMLVMKFNVGIVTALAGAMLTGAILGYLLERIALRPLRRRAVSHLAPLISTIGVSIFLESLALKIFGPQAQSFPPVLSGQLFEFGTLKISMIQIVILAVSFGLMIALRFWLAKTKMGKSIRATAENIETAGLLGVNTSKVIVVTVMLASGLGAVAGVLVGLAFNAVEPTMGISMGFKGLAVLILGGLGNITGAMVGGLILGVAEVFSVAYGESSYREAVAFGLIMVLLFIRPQGLFGGSAQGGR, encoded by the coding sequence GTGTTTTTGCAACAAGTAGTCAATGGCCTCACTTTAGGCAGCACTTACGCAATCATCGCTTTAGGGTATACTTTAATTTTCGGCGTACTCAATATTGTCAACATGGCGCATGGCGAAATTTTCATGATCGGGGCTTTTGTCGGCTTGATGCTTGTGATGAAGTTTAATGTCGGCATTGTAACCGCATTGGCGGGAGCCATGCTTACAGGAGCTATTCTGGGGTATTTATTGGAACGGATAGCACTGCGGCCATTGCGCCGCCGTGCAGTATCCCATTTGGCACCACTCATTAGCACCATTGGGGTTTCAATCTTTCTAGAAAGTCTGGCATTAAAGATCTTTGGTCCGCAAGCCCAGTCCTTTCCTCCCGTTTTGTCAGGTCAGCTGTTTGAATTTGGAACATTAAAAATCTCTATGATTCAAATTGTCATTTTAGCTGTTTCCTTTGGACTCATGATTGCTTTACGGTTTTGGCTGGCTAAGACCAAAATGGGAAAATCCATCCGTGCTACTGCTGAGAATATCGAGACAGCCGGTTTGCTTGGTGTTAATACCAGCAAGGTTATTGTTGTTACCGTCATGCTGGCATCAGGCTTAGGAGCGGTTGCCGGTGTACTGGTCGGCTTAGCTTTTAATGCCGTTGAGCCGACCATGGGGATATCCATGGGCTTTAAAGGCCTGGCAGTGCTCATTCTAGGCGGCTTAGGCAATATCACCGGCGCCATGGTTGGCGGTTTGATTCTAGGTGTGGCTGAAGTGTTCAGTGTTGCATACGGAGAATCGTCTTATCGTGAAGCTGTTGCCTTTGGTCTGATTATGGTATTGTTATTTATCCGTCCTCAAGGCTTATTTGGCGGGTCGGCACAGGGAGGTCGGTAA
- the livG gene encoding ABC transporter ATP-binding protein: protein MKLELNKVSKNFGGLAALSGISFQVQGGEILGVIGPNGAGKTTLFNLITGVMTPSTGDIVFQEQSIVGVKPHKITEMGIARTFQNIRLFGNLSVIENVMVGAHCRSKAGLWQGLWRTSSQRSEERLIREKAEAMLELTGVADEREALAGALPYGKQRRLEIARALAADPQVILLDEPAAGMNESETDDLKVLIGKIRQLDKAVILIEHDIQLMMTICDRIVVLNFGQKIAEGIPSSIQANPAVIEAYLGKEDA from the coding sequence ATGAAGTTAGAACTGAATAAAGTTAGTAAGAATTTTGGCGGTCTGGCCGCCTTGTCCGGTATTAGCTTTCAGGTTCAGGGCGGCGAAATTCTCGGAGTTATCGGACCGAATGGGGCTGGAAAGACCACTCTTTTTAATTTGATTACTGGAGTGATGACGCCAAGCACAGGTGATATCGTTTTTCAGGAACAATCTATTGTTGGGGTTAAACCGCATAAGATTACTGAAATGGGAATTGCCCGAACCTTTCAAAATATCCGCTTGTTTGGCAATTTATCGGTTATTGAGAATGTGATGGTTGGTGCTCACTGCCGGAGCAAAGCCGGTCTTTGGCAAGGCTTGTGGCGTACGAGTAGTCAGCGCAGTGAAGAAAGGCTGATTCGAGAGAAGGCCGAAGCTATGCTGGAACTTACCGGAGTTGCGGATGAGCGGGAGGCGCTGGCTGGCGCTTTGCCTTATGGCAAGCAAAGGCGGTTGGAAATTGCCCGTGCCCTGGCAGCCGACCCCCAAGTCATTTTGCTGGACGAACCGGCTGCTGGTATGAACGAAAGTGAGACCGATGACTTGAAGGTGCTTATTGGCAAGATTCGTCAGTTGGATAAGGCTGTCATTCTAATCGAGCATGATATTCAGTTGATGATGACCATTTGCGACCGGATTGTTGTATTAAATTTCGGTCAAAAAATAGCGGAAGGTATTCCGTCAAGCATTCAGGCCAATCCGGCCGTTATTGAGGCCTATTTAGGGAAGGAGGATGCCTAA
- the cheR_1 gene encoding chemotaxis protein CheR produces MDLISDREFYELVHFIKRNYGINLAQKRSLVVGRLHNYIVQSGFSNFADYWHYVLSDHSGQAGTILVNKLTTNHTYFLREPKHFEFLEQEILPYLADAEVKSKDIRIWSAGCSTGEEPYTLAMTIDSYFGVEKWCWDTQILATDISVNALEKAEKAVYANNQLETIPHDWRTKYFRRIDDEVSVIADKIRNEVIFRRFNLMNMTFPFKKKFHVIFCRNVMIYFDAETKKELINRFYDHLEPGGYLLIGHSESINRNESNFKFVIPAVYRKG; encoded by the coding sequence ATGGATTTAATCTCTGACCGGGAGTTTTATGAACTGGTCCATTTTATTAAACGAAATTATGGAATCAATTTGGCCCAGAAACGCAGTTTAGTGGTAGGCCGGCTGCATAATTACATCGTTCAGAGTGGCTTTAGTAATTTTGCCGATTACTGGCACTATGTACTAAGTGACCACAGTGGTCAAGCTGGTACTATTTTAGTGAATAAGCTCACAACCAACCATACGTACTTTCTGCGTGAACCAAAGCATTTCGAATTTTTAGAGCAAGAAATTTTACCTTATTTAGCTGACGCTGAAGTAAAATCTAAAGATATCAGGATTTGGAGTGCCGGCTGCTCAACCGGTGAAGAGCCATATACGCTGGCCATGACAATCGATTCCTATTTTGGCGTCGAAAAGTGGTGCTGGGACACCCAGATACTAGCTACTGATATATCGGTGAATGCTTTGGAAAAAGCAGAGAAAGCGGTATATGCCAACAATCAGCTAGAAACTATTCCTCATGATTGGCGAACGAAATATTTTCGTAGAATTGACGATGAAGTTAGCGTGATCGCTGATAAAATTCGCAATGAGGTTATTTTCCGGCGGTTTAATCTCATGAACATGACTTTTCCATTTAAGAAAAAATTTCATGTTATTTTCTGCCGGAATGTTATGATTTATTTCGATGCCGAGACCAAGAAAGAGTTGATTAATCGTTTTTATGATCATTTAGAGCCAGGCGGGTATTTATTGATCGGGCATTCTGAGTCAATTAACCGGAATGAAAGTAATTTTAAGTTTGTAATACCTGCTGTTTATAGAAAGGGCTAA
- a CDS encoding chemotaxis protein B: protein MCAAKKIRVLVVDDSLVFRETLAREIARDPAIEVVATASDPYMARDKILELEPDVMTLDVEMPRMSGIDFLKRLIPQYPLPVVMVSAISATVFDALNAGAVDFVTKPDVKSGRGLDGVISELIVKIKIASTAKIGIKAGETGTRPVVTGSGLAKSNCIIAIGASTGGTEAINTVLKGFSREMPGTVIVQHMPPVFTAMYAARLNSTCAVEVKEASTGDLVLPGRVLLAPGDQHMRVKRVNNDYMVECFQGEKVNGHRPAVDVLFQSVAAQAGSNAIGVILTGMGNDGAKGLLALRQAGAATLGQDERSSVVYGMPKAAFEMGAVQEQAALDLISQKIALRVRKQ from the coding sequence ATGTGTGCTGCTAAAAAAATCAGGGTTTTGGTGGTAGATGATTCGCTGGTATTTCGTGAGACTTTAGCACGGGAAATTGCCCGTGATCCAGCCATTGAGGTGGTAGCGACGGCATCAGACCCCTATATGGCCAGAGACAAAATATTGGAACTAGAGCCTGATGTCATGACATTAGATGTTGAGATGCCAAGAATGAGTGGAATTGATTTTTTAAAACGATTGATACCGCAGTATCCTCTTCCAGTTGTTATGGTGAGTGCCATCAGTGCAACTGTATTTGATGCGTTAAATGCCGGTGCTGTTGATTTTGTAACGAAGCCGGATGTTAAAAGCGGACGAGGTTTGGATGGCGTGATTAGTGAGCTTATTGTAAAAATCAAAATTGCCTCAACAGCAAAAATAGGAATTAAAGCTGGTGAGACGGGTACTAGACCAGTTGTTACCGGGTCTGGTTTGGCAAAGAGCAACTGCATCATTGCTATTGGAGCATCAACTGGTGGTACTGAAGCCATCAATACCGTATTGAAAGGCTTTTCGCGGGAAATGCCAGGTACTGTTATTGTTCAGCATATGCCACCTGTTTTTACAGCTATGTATGCGGCACGCTTGAATAGTACTTGTGCTGTTGAGGTTAAAGAGGCGAGTACAGGTGATTTGGTATTACCGGGGCGGGTTCTCCTTGCACCCGGAGATCAGCATATGCGGGTCAAACGGGTCAACAATGATTATATGGTGGAATGTTTTCAGGGTGAAAAGGTCAATGGACATCGGCCTGCAGTTGATGTATTGTTTCAATCGGTTGCCGCCCAGGCTGGCAGCAATGCGATTGGCGTCATTCTTACCGGGATGGGAAATGACGGTGCTAAAGGGCTGTTAGCGTTACGCCAGGCAGGTGCTGCAACCTTAGGTCAGGATGAACGCTCCTCTGTTGTTTATGGAATGCCAAAAGCTGCTTTTGAAATGGGCGCAGTCCAGGAGCAAGCTGCTCTTGACTTGATTTCGCAGAAGATTGCTTTACGGGTTCGCAAACAGTGA
- a CDS encoding ABC transporter ATP-binding protein: protein MLQIKQLVAGYGHITALKAIDLSVPEGSIVSLIGANGAGKTTTMKTIMGLVQPSAGQVVFQNQAITGLQVHQVVSKGISLVPEGRSILAQMTVLENLEMGAYLRKDQGVHSDLKKVFQRFPILEERIQQLGGTLSGGQQQMLAIGRALMARPKLLLLDEPSMGLAPLVVADIFKVIQEINSDGTTILLVEQNVRQALKIANYAYVMETGRIVLHGEANMVANDPKVLEAYLGGRKVG, encoded by the coding sequence ATGCTGCAAATTAAGCAACTGGTTGCTGGTTATGGCCATATTACAGCATTGAAAGCGATTGATCTTTCTGTTCCTGAAGGATCGATTGTGTCCTTAATTGGCGCAAATGGTGCTGGAAAAACGACGACTATGAAAACGATTATGGGGCTGGTGCAGCCTAGTGCCGGGCAGGTTGTGTTTCAAAATCAGGCCATCACGGGCTTGCAAGTCCATCAGGTTGTGAGTAAAGGTATTTCGCTTGTGCCGGAAGGGCGTAGTATTTTGGCTCAGATGACGGTGTTAGAAAATCTGGAAATGGGCGCTTATCTGCGAAAGGATCAGGGCGTTCACAGTGATTTGAAAAAAGTATTTCAACGCTTTCCTATCTTGGAAGAACGTATCCAGCAACTAGGCGGAACGCTTTCGGGCGGACAACAGCAAATGCTGGCCATTGGCAGAGCTTTGATGGCCCGGCCTAAACTGCTGCTCTTGGATGAACCGTCCATGGGACTTGCGCCGCTGGTTGTGGCTGATATCTTTAAAGTGATCCAGGAGATTAATAGCGATGGAACGACCATCCTGTTGGTGGAGCAAAATGTACGGCAGGCGCTTAAAATTGCCAATTATGCTTATGTCATGGAAACAGGCCGGATTGTTTTACATGGCGAGGCCAACATGGTAGCCAATGATCCAAAGGTTTTGGAAGCCTATTTGGGCGGACGTAAAGTAGGCTAA
- a CDS encoding ethanolamine utilization protein EutJ: MFTIAKSFKKLGAAALAMTFAIAATGCGGGSSSSTQGSSQSGGTAKIGVVSYLSGGGAAYGEAIRQGLELARDEINAKGKVKIELIIEDSKGEKNEAINAANKLIHKDHVVAIVGPTLSGEMFAVGPIASQAGVPIMGTSTTAEGITDIGNTVFRNSLPESLAIPPAVKKAKEKFGLKKVAVMYSNNNDFAVSGYKTFEKAIKENGIEIITTETFADKDTDFSAQLTKIASLQPDAIMVAGLYQEAALILKKAREIGLNVPIVGNNGFNSPQLIKAAGNAAEGAIVASPWYPGKDDATVKNFIAAYKAKYNKEPDQFAAQAYDALYIIADALEKAGTTNDTKKLRDSLAAVKDFHGVTGNFAFDANRNPAMDVTVLIVKDGKFTELK; encoded by the coding sequence ATGTTTACTATTGCAAAATCATTTAAAAAATTAGGAGCAGCGGCGTTAGCCATGACATTCGCTATTGCAGCAACCGGATGTGGCGGTGGTAGTTCGTCGTCAACTCAGGGAAGCTCGCAGTCTGGTGGAACCGCTAAGATTGGGGTCGTATCTTATTTAAGCGGCGGTGGCGCTGCTTATGGTGAAGCCATTCGCCAAGGCCTGGAATTGGCTAGAGATGAAATCAATGCAAAAGGTAAAGTGAAAATTGAACTCATTATCGAAGATTCCAAAGGCGAAAAAAATGAAGCCATTAATGCAGCCAATAAGCTGATTCATAAAGATCATGTTGTGGCTATTGTCGGCCCGACATTAAGCGGCGAGATGTTTGCTGTTGGTCCGATTGCCAGCCAGGCAGGGGTACCTATCATGGGAACATCCACCACTGCAGAAGGAATTACTGATATCGGCAATACCGTTTTTCGCAACTCATTGCCAGAGTCGTTGGCGATACCCCCGGCAGTAAAAAAGGCTAAAGAAAAATTCGGTTTAAAGAAAGTTGCTGTGATGTACTCCAATAACAATGATTTTGCGGTATCGGGGTACAAGACATTTGAAAAAGCCATTAAAGAAAATGGAATCGAGATCATAACGACAGAGACTTTTGCGGATAAGGATACTGATTTTTCAGCACAGCTAACCAAGATTGCCTCACTTCAGCCAGACGCTATCATGGTGGCCGGCTTGTATCAGGAAGCTGCACTTATTCTTAAAAAAGCTCGCGAAATTGGCTTAAATGTACCGATTGTTGGTAATAACGGCTTTAATTCGCCACAACTGATCAAAGCTGCTGGAAATGCTGCTGAAGGAGCCATTGTGGCAAGCCCCTGGTATCCTGGTAAAGATGATGCAACTGTAAAGAACTTTATTGCCGCTTATAAGGCCAAGTATAACAAAGAACCAGATCAGTTTGCTGCTCAAGCCTATGATGCACTCTATATTATCGCTGATGCACTAGAGAAAGCTGGCACAACGAATGATACGAAAAAACTGCGGGATAGCCTGGCTGCGGTAAAAGATTTCCATGGTGTTACCGGTAATTTTGCTTTTGATGCTAACCGTAATCCAGCTATGGATGTAACGGTTCTTATTGTAAAAGACGGGAAGTTTACTGAATTGAAATAA
- a CDS encoding methyl-accepting chemotaxis protein has product MTWFLNLKVGKKLLISFISVAIIAGIMGSFGAYNLSEITEQDRDLYERYTVPLGDLLDMMESYYIMRVEIRNIILAKDQADREKAAGKVRTELQRFKKSIQTYETTVSSDEGRKIYTNLKNGVTEYEPYIEKTIQLALNNQTELVTQLLQTDGVRIGKTIEDALAGAQELKIKTAGDKAASNQNMAHRAIIVVSIFVVIAVLLAVVLGMFLARIISNPVNKLVEVAEKLAEGNVNVRVEATTKDELGLLMEAFSKMVTNIREQAFIVEKIAGGDLTVDVAIRSEQDLLGKKLSEMVATNNKILGNINFAAEEVAAGAQQIAASGEVLSQGSTEQASSIEEITASMMQVAAQTKQNAMNASQANELAAMAKEKAMAGNSQMNEMVKAMSEINESSANISKIIKVIDEIAFQTNILALNAAVEAARAGQHGKGFAVVAEEVRNLAARSANAAKETTVMIEGSTKKVDAGAKFANETALALGGILEEVTKAATIVGEIAAASNEQATAIAQINQAIAQVSQVVQTNSATAEESASASEELSGQAEAMKENVRRFKLKQTNMGLTGDGFNISPEILRTLEGLVAKKASPVKQDENLRTAVIPAPAKIVLDDHEFGKY; this is encoded by the coding sequence ATGACTTGGTTTCTTAACCTGAAGGTCGGAAAAAAACTACTAATCAGTTTTATTTCAGTTGCCATTATTGCTGGAATCATGGGTTCATTTGGTGCTTACAATCTTTCAGAGATTACTGAGCAAGACAGGGACTTATACGAACGATACACCGTGCCCTTAGGTGACTTGCTGGATATGATGGAAAGCTATTATATCATGAGAGTGGAAATACGAAATATTATTTTGGCTAAAGATCAGGCAGACCGAGAAAAGGCAGCTGGCAAGGTAAGAACTGAGCTGCAGCGGTTTAAAAAATCCATCCAAACTTATGAAACAACAGTCTCTTCAGATGAAGGCCGTAAAATTTATACCAATCTCAAGAACGGTGTAACTGAATATGAGCCATACATTGAAAAAACCATTCAATTAGCTTTGAACAACCAAACTGAACTGGTTACGCAATTACTCCAAACCGATGGTGTGAGAATAGGAAAGACAATTGAAGATGCATTGGCGGGAGCGCAGGAATTAAAGATAAAGACTGCAGGCGACAAAGCGGCCAGCAATCAGAATATGGCACATCGCGCCATCATCGTGGTCAGTATCTTTGTAGTGATAGCCGTATTGCTTGCTGTTGTATTAGGCATGTTTTTAGCGCGTATTATCAGCAATCCGGTGAATAAGCTAGTGGAAGTTGCTGAGAAGCTCGCTGAGGGAAATGTCAATGTTCGTGTTGAGGCAACAACGAAAGATGAGCTTGGCTTGCTGATGGAGGCTTTTTCTAAAATGGTGACCAATATTAGGGAGCAGGCATTCATTGTTGAAAAAATTGCCGGCGGTGATTTAACGGTTGATGTCGCCATTCGATCAGAACAGGATCTTTTAGGCAAAAAGCTGAGTGAGATGGTCGCCACCAACAATAAGATTCTTGGTAATATTAACTTTGCTGCTGAAGAAGTGGCAGCTGGTGCTCAGCAGATTGCTGCGTCAGGGGAAGTCCTGTCACAGGGATCAACAGAGCAAGCCAGCTCTATTGAAGAAATTACTGCTTCGATGATGCAGGTAGCGGCTCAAACCAAACAAAATGCGATGAATGCCAGTCAGGCAAATGAGCTTGCTGCTATGGCTAAGGAAAAAGCCATGGCAGGGAATAGTCAAATGAATGAGATGGTTAAGGCCATGAGTGAAATTAATGAGTCGTCAGCAAATATTTCAAAAATCATTAAAGTGATTGACGAGATAGCTTTCCAAACCAATATTTTGGCGCTTAATGCTGCAGTTGAAGCAGCCAGAGCCGGACAGCATGGCAAAGGATTTGCTGTCGTGGCTGAAGAGGTGCGCAATTTAGCGGCTCGCAGTGCCAATGCTGCCAAAGAAACGACTGTCATGATCGAGGGGTCAACCAAAAAGGTGGATGCCGGGGCAAAGTTTGCGAATGAAACGGCTTTGGCACTTGGTGGTATTTTGGAAGAAGTAACAAAAGCGGCCACGATTGTCGGCGAAATTGCTGCAGCTTCAAATGAACAGGCAACAGCAATCGCACAGATTAATCAAGCCATTGCGCAAGTCTCGCAAGTTGTACAAACAAATTCGGCAACAGCGGAGGAAAGTGCTTCTGCCAGTGAGGAGCTTTCCGGTCAGGCTGAAGCTATGAAAGAGAATGTCCGTCGTTTTAAATTAAAGCAAACAAATATGGGGTTAACGGGCGATGGCTTTAACATCAGTCCAGAAATATTACGAACTCTTGAAGGGTTGGTAGCAAAAAAAGCATCACCTGTGAAACAGGACGAAAATTTACGGACGGCAGTGATTCCTGCCCCAGCTAAAATTGTGCTGGATGATCATGAATTTGGTAAGTATTAG
- the cheW gene encoding chemotaxis protein CheW encodes MSEFINNQSELEEDTQKGKFLTFALGAEVYGIEIKYVTEIIGMQAITEVPDLPEYIKGIINLRGKIIPVMDVRLRFKKQLRDYNDRTCIIVVEIKDVAVGLIVDTVAEVLAITDEDIVLPPQVNNNYQQRYISAIGKVGSDVKLILDCDKLLNDEEVEGLGIAR; translated from the coding sequence ATGTCAGAATTTATTAATAACCAGTCTGAATTAGAGGAAGATACTCAGAAAGGTAAGTTTCTCACTTTCGCGTTAGGAGCAGAGGTCTATGGGATTGAGATTAAATATGTAACGGAGATTATTGGCATGCAGGCCATTACTGAGGTGCCTGATCTGCCGGAATACATCAAGGGAATTATTAATCTTCGCGGTAAAATTATTCCAGTCATGGATGTACGGCTGCGGTTTAAGAAACAACTCCGTGACTATAATGACCGAACCTGCATTATTGTGGTCGAGATTAAAGATGTTGCGGTTGGGCTTATTGTTGATACGGTAGCAGAGGTGTTAGCCATTACCGATGAGGATATTGTTCTTCCTCCTCAGGTCAATAACAACTATCAGCAGCGGTATATTAGTGCTATTGGCAAGGTCGGCAGTGATGTCAAGTTAATTCTGGATTGTGATAAGTTATTAAATGACGAGGAAGTAGAAGGTCTTGGGATAGCCCGCTAA
- a CDS encoding branched-chain amino acid ABC transporter permease: MDQLLNPYYLQIAMFILINAILGISIYFTLATGQLSLGNAGFMSVGAYTSALLTLKAGLPLFLAVPAGGLAACLLAAIIGIPATRLQGIYLAIATLGFGEVVRVIILNMKITNGALGLSGIPSLSAQVSKQLSAMGLGNGLGGISVQQLSNLSVIALLALLVVFLIFFALRLRHSRLGRAFAAIKDDEHAAEVTGVDTVRYKLMAFFIGAFVAGIAGGLAAHVTFYIGPKDFSYHRAVEILLFAVLGGGNVIWGPILGSTILTLLPEVLRAVADYREMIYGGILVVMMIFRPQGLISEETLRFWQSKLLPAAGQSEKARRSAG, encoded by the coding sequence ATGGATCAATTGTTAAATCCGTACTATCTGCAAATTGCCATGTTTATATTGATCAATGCCATCTTAGGGATCAGTATCTATTTTACCTTGGCCACCGGGCAGCTGTCGCTTGGCAATGCCGGGTTTATGAGTGTCGGTGCCTACACTTCAGCCCTGCTGACATTGAAGGCTGGATTGCCGTTATTCTTGGCTGTTCCCGCAGGGGGGCTTGCTGCTTGTCTGTTGGCGGCCATCATTGGAATACCGGCTACCAGACTGCAAGGCATTTATTTAGCGATTGCTACACTGGGATTCGGTGAAGTGGTCCGGGTCATTATTTTAAATATGAAAATTACCAATGGAGCGTTAGGGCTTTCGGGGATACCCTCGTTGAGTGCCCAAGTAAGCAAACAACTGTCTGCAATGGGGTTAGGCAATGGATTAGGCGGTATCAGTGTACAGCAGCTTAGCAATCTTTCGGTCATTGCTCTTCTGGCATTGCTGGTGGTCTTTTTGATATTTTTTGCGCTGCGTTTGCGTCATTCCCGTTTAGGGAGGGCCTTTGCCGCCATTAAGGATGACGAACATGCTGCTGAGGTCACAGGGGTCGATACAGTCCGCTATAAACTTATGGCTTTTTTTATTGGTGCTTTTGTTGCCGGAATTGCCGGAGGGTTAGCAGCCCATGTTACGTTTTATATCGGCCCTAAGGATTTTTCCTATCATCGTGCGGTCGAAATCCTGCTGTTTGCCGTTTTGGGCGGCGGCAATGTTATTTGGGGTCCAATTTTGGGATCGACAATACTAACCTTGCTGCCAGAGGTATTACGGGCAGTTGCCGATTATCGGGAAATGATTTATGGTGGCATACTGGTGGTTATGATGATTTTTCGGCCGCAGGGTCTTATCAGTGAGGAAACACTGCGCTTTTGGCAGTCAAAATTGCTTCCAGCCGCTGGTCAGTCTGAGAAGGCAAGGAGGTCGGCAGGATGA
- a CDS encoding methyl-accepting chemotaxis protein, giving the protein MNWFKDLKVAKKLIVAFLFVTIVASIVGLVGVVNLYTLAKEDTALYEYYTVPLEEMGNISEAYQRGRVHFRDAMNNKDPRIQAENMKKFDESIIIMKDETAKIGKTMVTDEGRKLHKTLETTIAEYEPYTKNLYGMVKAGQYDQANQLMQSEGMRVAGIFNDTLDKLTVMKVDAAKQKAAENKETANRAIVIMITIIVACVAIAMGLGLYIARVISQPVKLVVEAAGCIAEGDLNVNVDIKSKDEFGILAQAFNTMATKLNSTLTSINQAAEQVAAGARQIAASGEVLSQGSTEQASSIEEITASMTQVAAQTKQNAVNANQANELAITAKDQAVEGNSQMQQMVRAMDEINESSTNISKIIKVIDEIAFQTNILALNAAVEAARAGQHGKGFAVVAEEVRNLAARSANAAKETTAMIEGSIKKVDVGTKIANETAVALNGIVGGVTKAAELVGNIAEASSEQATALAQVNQAIEQVSQVVQTNSATAEESASASEELSGQADMMREHVSKFRLRQNDRSFRHQQQDMNLNSDLLRTIENMIEQKNNRYPPELRSGQETKTKILLDDSEFGKY; this is encoded by the coding sequence ATGAATTGGTTTAAAGATTTAAAAGTTGCAAAAAAACTGATTGTGGCCTTTCTTTTCGTTACAATAGTGGCCAGTATAGTTGGGCTGGTTGGTGTCGTTAATCTTTACACCTTAGCAAAAGAAGATACTGCATTGTATGAGTATTACACAGTACCATTAGAAGAAATGGGTAATATCTCTGAGGCTTATCAACGCGGGCGTGTCCATTTTCGTGATGCCATGAATAATAAAGATCCAAGAATCCAAGCAGAAAATATGAAAAAATTTGATGAATCGATCATCATTATGAAAGACGAAACTGCTAAGATAGGCAAAACCATGGTGACAGATGAAGGGCGTAAACTTCATAAGACGCTTGAAACGACCATTGCCGAATATGAACCGTATACAAAAAATCTCTATGGGATGGTTAAGGCTGGACAATATGACCAGGCCAATCAATTAATGCAAAGTGAAGGCATGCGGGTTGCTGGGATTTTTAATGATACCCTGGACAAATTAACTGTCATGAAAGTTGATGCCGCTAAGCAAAAAGCTGCTGAGAACAAAGAAACAGCCAATCGTGCCATTGTAATTATGATTACGATCATTGTTGCTTGTGTGGCGATTGCGATGGGACTAGGTCTGTACATAGCCAGAGTCATTTCGCAACCTGTTAAGCTCGTGGTAGAAGCGGCGGGCTGTATTGCCGAGGGTGATTTGAACGTTAATGTGGATATCAAAAGCAAGGATGAATTTGGCATATTAGCTCAGGCATTTAACACGATGGCAACCAAACTCAATAGTACATTAACCAGTATTAATCAGGCGGCTGAACAAGTGGCTGCAGGTGCCCGTCAAATTGCTGCATCTGGTGAGGTATTATCGCAGGGTTCCACTGAGCAGGCCAGTTCGATTGAAGAGATTACTGCCTCCATGACTCAGGTAGCGGCTCAGACTAAGCAAAATGCAGTCAATGCTAACCAGGCTAACGAGTTGGCTATTACAGCGAAGGATCAGGCTGTTGAAGGGAATAGCCAGATGCAGCAAATGGTCAGAGCGATGGATGAAATTAACGAATCTTCGACCAATATTTCAAAAATTATCAAAGTGATTGATGAAATTGCTTTCCAAACCAATATTTTGGCTCTGAATGCCGCCGTAGAGGCGGCGAGAGCCGGTCAGCATGGAAAGGGGTTTGCTGTAGTTGCTGAGGAGGTAAGAAATTTAGCCGCGCGCAGTGCAAATGCTGCTAAGGAAACTACTGCAATGATTGAAGGATCAATAAAAAAAGTTGACGTTGGAACCAAGATTGCAAACGAAACGGCAGTGGCTCTTAATGGGATTGTTGGCGGTGTCACCAAAGCGGCTGAATTGGTTGGCAATATTGCTGAAGCTTCAAGTGAGCAAGCTACGGCATTGGCTCAAGTCAATCAAGCGATTGAACAGGTATCACAGGTTGTACAGACTAACTCAGCAACTGCTGAGGAGAGTGCATCGGCGAGTGAAGAACTTTCTGGTCAGGCTGATATGATGAGAGAACATGTAAGCAAATTTAGACTGAGACAAAACGATCGGAGTTTTCGCCATCAACAGCAGGATATGAATCTCAATTCTGATCTTTTACGGACAATTGAGAATATGATTGAACAAAAAAATAATCGTTATCCGCCAGAGTTACGTTCAGGTCAAGAAACAAAAACTAAAATTTTACTTGATGACAGTGAGTTTGGGAAATACTAA